The nucleotide sequence catcaagaaggtacaagtatttataaatagttgtctacgcaataCACTGAACATCCATTGATCAGATACTATCAGTAacatcctattgtgggagagaataaaccaacttccagttgaagaggaaattaggaaaggacgatggaaattgttgctctggttgttagaaggggcatcggcctcgtgacttccgaaggaactcgtcTTTCACCAttaggcgtcatagttcttctaaatgaagaccttttaactcccagggcagagtttaaatggtttgaattatttttttctggttagcgtttttttagctagttagttttctacgggatggggtcgctaacctcatgcacgacccttctcctttacccgggcttgtgACTGGTAGTAACTCTGagagagctacaggcggagttactaCGGAATAAACTAGTGATTAAATGTTAACATTGTCCCAATAAATCATGGTTTTTGTTATATTCTAGTGAAGATTCGATtatgagtaacttctgagaactaataatgaattaatattaCCTATATATTCCTATTATAtgactattcagtaactagattgtgtatatctatattcctcttactataagcttcattttaattcatagattgttattatacgatttactgctcataagttatgttcagtttattgattacagtcttcCATGCTCACAGTCacattttggcttgatcttgtataaatattATTCCCTATTTTCTGgtttgatgtggtctgtttggctaATATATAAACCAATTATGTTTAAAACAAATGATTCCCATGGTGGAAGCTGTTACTGGTGTTCTGTACTCAATTGGAAAAGTTAGGTAATCAAAAGACCAACAAGGATGCTAGGCTGTCTATACCAATCGAATTttattggtttggcacagtactAAGGTTTGTGTAAGTCATATTTTGATTGACGAATAAATTACATGTTAAAAAGCCTAGTTTTAAAGTCATAATAGTTCACATATTCAagattatatatttcaataaagatGTTAAGACATTAGAAGACTGCTGAAGTATTACAGACAAGTGTATATTTCAGAAACTAAATTACTAAATTACATAGTACTATACAACTAATGATTTGTCAAAAGACATAAAACAAAACTTAAAAAGCTTCTCATAGAATAGATTACATATGTGTCTATTATATCTTTTTAGCAATCTTATAGTATAATGTTGCATTGAATCAAATCCTCTATGGATTTAAATCAAGTTctgttaatgaaaataatagatTTGTAGTTTCAATAGGTTTAGATTCATTTTCAAGAAACAATTTATCTTCTTGTAAACGTTTTATACGATGATAGAAACAATTTTGAAGAAATTTATGATGTTCATTAGTTGTAAGTGATTTGGATGAATCTAATATTGGATGATGTGGCCAAATATATAATTCTTTATGTAATTTAACATGTTCTTGTATATGTTTTGTATCAATTAAACGATTTTTAATATATTCAATAGGATTATTAGGTTGTTCAAGCATAAGACCACCAATGATTGATTCCACAATACAAAGTATATTAAAGTTATCCGctttatttttcaatgaataataagcGTTGATTTGTGATACCTATAAAATGGATATGGATTTTTGTGACAAAATACTTGAACCATTTGTGTAAcgaaaaatgaaacaaaatcaaGACTGATGCTTTTGATCCTGTTTAGGAAATGTTGTTAAATTGTAGGTGAATAGGCTGCTGAGTAATTCTAAAACAAAAAGGATAACAATACAAGATTAGAAAATAATGAGAGGAGAAAAAAATGGATGAAAGTAGGGATTTTACTGAGCACTAATGGAACGTCTGACTTTTTAGAAAGAAGAACTGGAAGATATTATCGTGTATATACTTGGTGTACATCCTCCTAGGCACCCAGTTAGCGACCAATCTATTATACTTCAACTGAATTTAGATGAAGAACACGTTACTCTCCTGGATAGCACGTATACTATGACAAATAAATGGtgcagaaaaatatatataacagaTCACATATATCCAGTCATTCATACGTCTGGTATGTTAAAGCTGGAATCGCATCTTAAGTTCCATGTTTTTCTCTATATGATTAGTGGTTAGAGACTTTCAGCAAATTATCTCAAAATCTCTTGCAATGGCACTCGtacattcattctttgtctttcCCTTGAATTTGAGTGGCAAAATCTTCTTATAGGCCTTTTATCTTTTCTACTAATACTGATACTATTATTACTCATACTATTCTAGGATTCGTCTTAAAATAATGTTACCTCACTGTGCCagtgtggtgtggcaacttggaatGATGTATAGATGTATCAAGTCTTACATCGAGTAGACTGGCTGACCGACTGACTTTGTAGGCATCTATATCACAATATGCTTCCACActcataaataaaaatgaaacatttacgACGTCTTATTAATCATTCAGAAAAACAGACAATTTGATAAGTCGCGTCAATTCATTTAGATTTTCATCAATAATACACCTGTTAACCTATCCTTAAACTATATTTTCTCCAGATGCTCGATTGAATATCCAAGTACAATTTAATGCCGGATCACAGTcatattaatgaaatatttctgATTCTGGGATTAAGTACATACTTTGTTTTTTACTTCAAATGAATATGACAACCCAAAGTTAAATGATTATACATAAAACTCTTGGAACTTATGCATACATGTTTCTTACTTTCAATGGTACTCTCTTAATCAAATTGTAAATTTACAACTTACTTACGCATATATGTTTGTACAGTTTGATAATTGATCTCAGAAAGATACTGATATTTTAGGTAGATTAGAATTTGGTGGCATTCAaagatttttaaatttatttgaaagtaTTAATCCCgaaatatataattttgtaATTAATTAGAACACGAAGTTGacagaaaataaatttataagagAAGTAAAGATAAACTGCGAAGTGATTGTTGCTTTGAAAATCATCATTACCGTAAAATGAACCAGGCATTTCCTACAAAATACGTGAGCTCCTGACTAATCGATAAGTCAGTGACACACCTTAAGTTATTCTGTTATGGTTGCTTTTATATTCTGTATTTTAGCTCTGTATACGTGTTGGAAGCGTATTCACTTAATTTATCACATAACACTTGCAATTCTAAAATATCTTTACATTTTGTGAATTTATTGTCTCACTTTTCACTCGTCACTTCTGTAATTTGTGGAATTAACTGAGTCAATAGTTAACAGAATTCAATAGTTTTTTATTCAGTTGAGTGATTTTTACTCATGTCATTCTTATTCCCTATTAAACTGTTTGAGAACTAAGATGAATTGATCGTTACTATTTTTAAACCACCTGCATGGTTTCGACTTCAGTCGGTAAGTCATATGCAACGTAAAGCCAACAAATGTATAGGTACAGCATCCCATAACACGTTAGGACAACGGAATAAGATTATTAAGAACATGTCTCAAGGTGTTTTAATAACTCGTCGATGATAAATAATCAACGTTTTGAGGAATAAAATAACTCTGTTGTAGTGAAGATGCTCTTGatacaaaataaacgaaaactGTAGGTATTTGTATGCTTCAAGCATGATGTTCAGATGGCAAACAATGGAGAAGATAGTTCTTAGGAGAAATAATACATTGGAATGAGGAGGGAAATAAACGGAGCTGGGACATCTAATATCAATATCCAGTTGTAAAGAAGGGACATACATGTGCCATGCAGGGACGATGATTGACTGTGTGTAATCAACTAGTGATGCAAATCAAATCTGGACGAGGCAAGATTTTTAAGAATTTAGAACCACTGTACTTCGTCACTGCCTTCGTGCCTTTAGATACAGAGAGCTTTGCCAATTCACCTGGCAACAACAATCGAACTGCTGTCTGCACTTCTCGGCTTGAAATTGTCAACTTCTTGTTATAGTGAGAGTCGGTTGGCTTCTGTGGCAATGCGCTCAAAGATATCGTTCACAAACGAATTCATGATCGACATTGCTTTCGACGGGATACCAGTGTCAGGATGAACTTGACGAAGAACTTTGTAGATGTTGATAGCATAACTCTCTTTCCTCCCGCTCTTCTTCTTATCGACCTTCGGCAGTTTAAACTTAGACGCTTTCTTCGCGGCCTTACCAGACATAACATTAGGAGGCATCACTTTGTAGACGCATGCAGGACTAACACAAAGCGATTTATTCTGACGAGCAATGCGCCAGTACAAgtataattataaatatcaGCATTCATGACGAATGTTACGTTACAAATATTTCCGAAGTAACAATGAAATTTTTTATCCAACAAATTGGATGTATATACGTGTGAAATAAAATATCACTAATCTTCACTTACGATAGTTTTATGGCTTATAATATGTTAGAATATATATTAACGATACATACATGAATTAAAATATGCTAACATATGTTAACATTAATTTTAATGCAAAGCCATCAGATCGGATCTCGATATTTTTTAACCTGAGCGATCAAAGTATTAAGCAACACTATGTACGTTTTGAGAAAGACGTAGTGAAACCCAAGCTTACTTTGCTACTCTGTCGGAGTAAGCGAATCTAAGTAAATAAATCCACCAAAACCAggatattattgttatttaaatatttcttgAGCTTTATTGTCATAACAACCGTTCAATGAACAATAggaaatatataaacaatattcTCATAATAACCCAAGCTGCCAGCTTTGGGTAAATTTTGGggaattttggggaaatccccaaagtgaaAAACCTTCTACAatgtttggggaaattttggggatttcctcaggtctggggaaattttgggtttttagtctcatttccccaaaatttactctagcggcttccccaaaatggaCCAAATTTTCCTCAAAGTTGTCAGCTTGGGAACTTATTACGAATGACTTGATCCTTTCACTAGAACATGTTGTTGTTGAACGCAATTTTTAAATCTTGATGATAAGTTGACATTAAATCTGAAAATATATTGGTAGTGCAAAGTGAATGAGATAGTTCTAAAGAGGCCACATGTATTATTGGTTTGACAACGCCTTTACTCATAGCACATTTAGAATCGAAGTGTGCTAACCTAGTCAAACCCGAGGTCAGAAACGGAATTCGAAGTTATATTTGGAAGGTTTTCGGTATGTCGATGGAACGCTTAATCTAAACTTGCTAACAGTTGAAAAGGATGGGTAGCATGACGTATTAATTCGTGATCTGATACGGATGCGTGACCAAGCACCTTCAGCTATATgtgtccattaaaactaatgaggtcagcatcCATCTTGAATACTTACAGAACTACTTGTTTTGGGGATTCATTTACAACCGCATCTTCCTTCATCCCTAGTGAGGTAGTGATGTCCCTAAGACATGACCAGTCAGAAGTTTAAGCTTAACAATCTTGTCATTTGTAGGCACTTCTAACAGCTCTCTATATTCGGCAACATCTATTCGTCTTTCATATAAGAAACCATGTGGTATTATATAGCaatgaaatgattaaaatttcATCGGTTCCAGATGTCCTGGAAAAAAAAGGAATTAAATGAAACTACGATTTGATTTcagcagatgatctggctcttttATCCCATAAACACCAACAAATGCACGTGAAGACAGACTGTGTAGCAGTCGCCTCTTCATCAGCAGGCCTCtacataaaaaaagaaaaggcaagatccccaaatacaacacggGGAGCAACCGAATCACAATTGGTGGAGAAACTCTTGGAGAGGTGGGATCTTACACGTAGCAAGTCAGAACCATTGATGGACGAGGATGCGATGTAGACGTAAACGCAAAGATTTGCAcagcaagggcagcattccttCATCTGAAAAATACATAGAACTgagaacaactgtcaaccaatataaaAATCAGAACATTCACTACGAACGTCAGGAAATTTAGTTCTtctgtacggagttgaaacttcgagaactgcCACGACCATTATCAAAAACATACATgcgtttataaatagttgtctgcgCAAGATCCTGAATGTCCTTTGACCATAAATCATTAGAAACAGCCTAatatggaagagaacaaaccagctttcaaaTGAAGAGGAACTTAGGAAAAAACGATGGAAATGCATaaaacatacattacgcaaatcactaAACCGCATCTTGAAGCAAGTTCTAAAATGGAATCCTGAGTTGAAACGGAGAAGAGCAAggtttagtggcccgtggatctggcTCCAATTAGGTCGTATGAATGTCtgttatcacctatcctcgtatattatcatcgacttaaatcgcgttattcAAAAACGGAATTacataagtcgaataacgagaatagACTTGTGAatgcatatattttgtatataaggcaaatggaatagagagaagagaaaggacgcggagtggagatggctggtaagccagctcccatttaaccaatcgttaatcaatatttgtagttatacaaaagtaagttacagacatgtgatgagtaatgggatgaGAAATGTACACACGCCTACgctctcatataaaaacagtcaagattggtaagcgaataattaacgaggtcagaatgtgactcgagtagaatgaatagaatgggctgtccgaaagctagaataaggtatatgggcttagcaTAATAACCAACACTACAAAGGCCAAAGGACACActgtgtcgagaattggaagcaaacaCGGataggatgaataacaactggaaaggattgcccaggacagagttgaatggcgAGTGCTTGTGGTCGGCCTATggacgaggggtaacaggtgcgATTAAGTAAGGGTAGTCTTGGGACTGAGCTGAAAACATTCGAATATATCGAATACTTTGAATCACGACTTGACATCAAGAGCCGAATGCGAAGAAATTAACTGACACTAGTGTGTCACAAGCATATTGAATATCGAGTTGTTGAAGTACAAGTTACCGTTCGTTAGCGCCAATCTAGAATTCAAAGTCATAAGTTGTAGTCGACTTCATCAGGTTCCCCAGAAATGCCTGAAACTGATGCAGGTATGTTTTATAGTGCCATAAAATATCTTGGAACCATTGAGTGTTTTTGCCTTGCAACCATTAGTTGGTTCATGGATTCATTGTAAGGTAGTTTCATGTCGGCATACCGCAAGGTATCAGGCATGGATTACGTTCTCTTTACTAATTCACAATATATGTGATGCATATATCATTTAATCACCCTCCTCAAAATGACCAAAACAGACTGGTCAGACCTGCATTTTACTAGTGGGTAGTTACTAAGCCGTATAAACCGGTCTTTTAAAGTAGGAAGTTGGACGTTGGGTTTTTTACACTTCTCAACTCAGTTGCTACCTTTATTACATTCGAACAGTCGCTGCCGGTCTGTATATTTTGTCACAGTCAAAATAAGGTGATGGAAGCTTAGTTTCAGGGTGTGGTTGGTGAACTGAGCCCTTTTAAATGGTGTGGACGTCTCACTCTGCTAAAGTCAGTGTGGTTTGAAGCATCACGTAACATGGTTGTAAGTGGTTTCTTTAACTTTTTCTATTCGG is from Schistosoma haematobium chromosome 6, whole genome shotgun sequence and encodes:
- a CDS encoding hypothetical protein (EggNog:ENOG410VI9I~COG:B); translated protein: MPPNVMSGKAAKKASKFKLPKVDKKKSGRKESYAINIYKVLRQVHPDTGIPSKAMSIMNSALPQKPTDSHYNKKLTISSREVQTAVRLLLPGELAKLSVSKGTKAVTKYSGSKFLKILPRPDLICITS